A window from Citrus sinensis cultivar Valencia sweet orange chromosome 3, DVS_A1.0, whole genome shotgun sequence encodes these proteins:
- the LOC102628054 gene encoding UDP-glycosyltransferase 76B1-like, with translation MEGRNDSCRMVPRNGRGVILFPLPFQGHINPMLHLASILYSKGFSVTIIHTEFNLSSTNYFSCNYPHFDFHSFPDGFSETEASAEDVAVFFTAINDKCIVPFRDCLAEILMKSKADQNNDSSPCCLITDAFWFFTHTVAADFKLPTIVLQTCGVSGFLAFTAYPILRERAYLPVQDHQSLETPVTEFPPLRVKDIQVLETMDQENVYRFVSAIDTQIMASSGVIWNSYRDLEQAGLGLAHQKYLSIPIFPIGPLHKCSPASSVSLSSQDYQRSISWLDKQTPKSVVYISFGSVIAINKDGFLEIAWGVANSRMPFLWVVRPGLVSGAEWVEPLPKGFLEMLDGRGCIVKWAPQQEVLAHPAVGGFWTHSGWNSTLESMCEGVPMICQPYLPDQMVNARYVSHFWRVGLHSEWKLERMEIERAIRRVMVEAEGQEMRARIMHLKEKVDFCLRKGGSSHQSLERLIDHILSF, from the exons ATGGAGGGCCGAAATGATTCCTGCAGAATGGTGCCAAGAAATGGAAGGGGAGTGATACTTTTCCCACTGCCATTCCAAGGCCACATAAACCCAATGCTTCATCTTGCAAGCATCCTCTATAGCAAAGGATTTTCAGTCACCATAATTCACACCGAATTCAACTTATCTTCGACTAATTATTTCTCTTGTAACTACCCTCATTTTGATTTCCATTCATTCCCTGATGGCTTCTCGGAAACTGAAGCCTCCGCTGAGGATGTTGCTGTTTTCTTTACGGCCATCAATGACAAGTGCATCGTGCCATTTCGGGATTGTTTGGCTGAGATATTGATGAAGTCAAAGGCTGATCAGAATAATGATTCTTCGCCCTGCTGCTTAATTACGGATGCGTTCTGGTTCTTCACACATACCGTTGCTGCTGACTTTAAGCTCCCCACGATCGTGCTACAAACTTGCGGTGTCTCTGGCTTTCTTGCTTTTACTGCCTATCCAATTCTAAGGGAAAGGGCTTACCTTCCGGTACAAG ATCACCAATCATTAGAAACTCCTGTGACAGAGTTTCCACCGCTGAGAGTCAAAGATATTCAAGTTCTTGAAACAATGGATCAAGAAAATGTTTATAGATTTGTATCAGCTATTGATACTCAGATAATGGCCTCTTCAGGAGTGATATGGAACTCCTATCGAGACCTTGAACAAGCTGGACTGGGATTGGCACACCAAAAGTATCTTTCCATCCCAATTTTCCCAATAGGTCCACTCCACAAGTGCTCTCCGGCTTCTTCAGTCAGCTTATCATCTCAAGATTACCAAAGATCCATTTCCTGGCTAGACAAACAAACACCTAAGTCTGTAGTTTATATAAGCTTTGGTAGTGTTATTGCTATTAACAAGGATGGTTTTTTGGAGATAGCCTGGGGGGTGGCCAATAGCAGGATGCCCTTTCTCTGGGTGGTTCGACCAGGATTAGTCAGCGGAGCAGAATGGGTCGAACCATTACCGAAAGGGTTCTTGGAAATGCTAGATGGAAGGGGGTGTATAGTGAAATGGGCTCCTCAGCAAGAAGTGCTGGCTCATCCTGCTGTTGGAGGGTTTTGGACACACAGTGGTTGGAATTCAACATTGGAGAGTATGTGCGAAGGAGTCCCCATGATTTGCCAGCCTTATCTTCCGGACCAAATGGTGAATGCTAGATATGTAAGTCATTTTTGGAGAGTTGGATTGCACTCAGAGTGGAAGTTGGAGAGAATGGAGATTGAAAGAGCAATCAGAAGAGTAATGGTTGAAGCTGAGGGCCAGGAAATGAGAGCGAGGATTATGCACTTGAAGGAGAAAGTGGATTTTTGTCTAAGGAAAGGAGGTTCCTCGCATCAATCTCTGGAGAGATTGATTGATCACATACTGTCCTTCTAG
- the LOC102628340 gene encoding prolyl 4-hydroxylase 1: protein MVMAPSMKIVFGLLTFVTFGMIIGALFQLAFIRKLEDSYGTDFPSFMRRQKNGYLQLPRGVTFWDNDKEAELLRLGYVKPEVISWSPRILVLHNFLSMEECDYLSAIARPHLQVSTVVDTKTGKGIKSNVRTSSGMFLSPEEKKYPMIQAIEKRISVFSQVPVENGELIQVLRYEKDQYYKPHHDYFSDTFNLKRGGQRIATMLMYLSDNVEGGETYFPMAGSGECSCGGKVVKGLSVKPVQGDAVLFWSMGLDGQSDPSSLHGGCEVLSGEKWSATKWMRQRATS, encoded by the exons ATGGTCATGGCTCCCTCCATGAAAATCGTCTTCGGTCTCCTTACATTTGTCACTTTTGGAATGATCATCG GTGCTTTGTTTCAGTTAGCATTTATACGAAAGCTCGAAGACTCGTACG GCACCGATTTTCCGTCATTTATGAGACGTCAGAAAAATGGATATCTTCAGTTGCCTAGAG gTGTTACTTTTTGGGATAATGATAAAGAAGCTGAATTATTACGTCTTGGATAT GTCAAACCTGAAGTAATTAGCTGGTCGCCCAGAATTTTAGTCCTTCATAACTTTTTGAGCATGGAG GAATGCGACTATCTTAGTGCCATTGCCCGTCCTCATCTTCAAGTCTCCACTGTTGTGGATACAAAAACAGGGAAG GGAATCAAGAGTAATGTAAGGACAAGTTCTGGTATGTTTTTGAGTCCGGAAGAGAAAAAGTACCCAATGATACAG GCAATTGAAAAAAGGATTTCTGTCTTTTCTCAAGTACCAGTAGAAAATGGGGAGCTCATCCAAGTTTTAAG GTATGAAAAAGATCAGTATTACAAGCCCCATCACGATTACTTTTCAGACACT TTCAACTTGAAGCGTGGCGGTCAGCGGATAGCAACAATGCTTATGTATTTAAGTGATAATGTTGAAGGGGGAGAAACATATTTTCCTATG GCTGGTTCGGGTGAATGTAGCTGTGGTGGGAAGGTTGTGAAAGGGCTGTCTGTAAAACCAGTTCAAGGAGATGCGGTGCTTTTTTGGAGCATG GGGCTAGACGGGCAGTCAGATCCAAGTAGCTTGCATGGAGGATGTGAGGTTCTTTCAGGAGAGAAGTGGTCAGCTACAAAATGGATGAGGCAAAGAGCTACCTCTTGA
- the LOC102628636 gene encoding signal peptide peptidase-like 2 isoform X2, with translation MAMARRMATFICLFVVGLSFAAAGDVTLDDDDSSPNIPGCNNKLQLVKVKNWVDNVEGESFAGLTARFGLPLPSDAAKAFKLPAVLSNPLNCCSTASKLSGSIALSMRGDCAFTTKAEVAQAAGAAALVVINDEEDLYKMVCSENDTALNISIPVLMIPKSRGDALNKSIADKQRVELLLYAPNRPDVDFAVIFLWMMAVGTIIAAALWSLLTSEQTDERYNELSPKESSNLEAVKDDSEKEVLDITAKGAIVFVIVASTFLVLLYFFMSSWFVWLLVVLFCIGGIEGICLMITVLQMARLPNIKVASVLLCCAFVYDIFWVFVSPLIFHESVMIAVARGDNSGGESIPMLLRIPRLFDPWGGYDMIGFGDILFPGLLICFAFRYDKENKTGVVKGYFLWLIIGYGFGLFLTYLGLYLMNGHGQPALLYLVPCTLGLTVILGLARGELKHLWDYSREPSSDMNRPVEA, from the exons ATGGCGATGGCGCGTCGCATGGCGACTTTCATTTGCTTGTTTGTGGTTGGTCTGTCGTTTGCGGCTGCCGGCGATGTGACACTTGACGATGACGATTCCTCTCCTAATATCCCTGGCTGTAACAATAAGCTCCAATTG GTCAAGGTTAAGAATTGGGTTGATAATGTTGAAGGTGAAAGCTTTGCAGGGTTAACTGCAAGATTTGGATTGCCTTTGCCTTCTGATGCTGCAAAGGCTTTTAAACTGCCTGCTGTTTTATCAAATCCTTTAAACTGCTGTTCCACTGCTTCGAAG CTATCTGGCTCTATTGCTTTGTCTATGCGTGGTGATTGTGCCTTCACGACTAAGGCAGAAGTAGCTCAAGCTGCAGGTGCTGCAGCTCTGGTTGTGATAAATGACGAAGAAG ATCTTTACAAGATGGTTTGTTCTGAAAATGATACTGCTTTAAACATCTCGATACCTGTATTGATGATTCCAAAGTCAAGAGGAGATGCTCTTAACAAATCTATTGCAGATAAACAGAGAG TGGAACTTTTACTATATGCGCCAAATCGTCCAGATGTGGACTTTGCAGTTATATTCCTCTGGATGATGGCTGTCGGAACAATTATCGCTGCTGCACTTTGGTCACTTTTAACTAGTGAGCAGACTGATGAGCGCTATAATGAATTATCACCAAAG GAATCTTCCAATCTTGAAGCAGTCAAAGATGATTCTGAGAAGGAAGTCCTTGATATCACTGCAAAGGGTGCTATAGTTTTTGTTATAGTAGCATCCACTTTTCTGGTGCTGCTTTACTTCTTCATGTCATCTTGGTTTGTGTGGCTACTGGTTGTTCTCTTCTGTATTGGCGGCATTGAG GGCATCTGTTTGATGATAACAGTTTTGCAAATGGCTCGATTACCTAATATCAAG GTTGCTTCGGTGCTTTTGTGCTGCGCATTTGTTTATGACATCTTTTGGGTCTTCGTCTCACCACTAATTTTCCATGAAAGCGTTATGATTGCA GTTGCTCGAGGTGACAACAGTGGTGGAGAATCTATTCCCATGCTTTTAAGAATCCCTCGACTTTTTGACCCTTGGGGTGGTTATGATATGATTGGCTTCGGGGACATTCTCTTTCCTGGTTTgctaatttgttttgcattcAG ATATGACAAGGAAAACAAGACAGGTGTGGTAAAAGGATATTTTCTCTGGTTGATAATTGGCTATGGTTTTG GTCTCTTCCTTACATACCTAGGGTTATATCTAATGAACGGGCACGGCCAGCCAGCACTTCTATATCTTGTTCCCTGTACGCTAG GACTTACTGTAATACTGGGTTTGGCGAGAGGGGAGCTGAAACATCTTTGGGATTATAGTAGGGAACCATCTTCAGATATGAATCGTCCAGTAGAAGCATGA
- the LOC102628636 gene encoding signal peptide peptidase-like 5 isoform X1 has translation MAMARRMATFICLFVVGLSFAAAGDVTLDDDDSSPNIPGCNNKLQLVKVKNWVDNVEGESFAGLTARFGLPLPSDAAKAFKLPAVLSNPLNCCSTASKLSGSIALSMRGDCAFTTKAEVAQAAGAAALVVINDEEDLYKMVCSENDTALNISIPVLMIPKSRGDALNKSIADKQRVELLLYAPNRPDVDFAVIFLWMMAVGTIIAAALWSLLTSEQTDERYNELSPKESSNLEAVKDDSEKEVLDITAKGAIVFVIVASTFLVLLYFFMSSWFVWLLVVLFCIGGIEGMHNIIVTLVLSKCRNCGRKTVHLPLLDEVSVLSLVVLLFCVVFAVVWAVRRQASYSWVGQDILGICLMITVLQMARLPNIKVASVLLCCAFVYDIFWVFVSPLIFHESVMIAVARGDNSGGESIPMLLRIPRLFDPWGGYDMIGFGDILFPGLLICFAFRYDKENKTGVVKGYFLWLIIGYGFGLFLTYLGLYLMNGHGQPALLYLVPCTLGLTVILGLARGELKHLWDYSREPSSDMNRPVEA, from the exons ATGGCGATGGCGCGTCGCATGGCGACTTTCATTTGCTTGTTTGTGGTTGGTCTGTCGTTTGCGGCTGCCGGCGATGTGACACTTGACGATGACGATTCCTCTCCTAATATCCCTGGCTGTAACAATAAGCTCCAATTG GTCAAGGTTAAGAATTGGGTTGATAATGTTGAAGGTGAAAGCTTTGCAGGGTTAACTGCAAGATTTGGATTGCCTTTGCCTTCTGATGCTGCAAAGGCTTTTAAACTGCCTGCTGTTTTATCAAATCCTTTAAACTGCTGTTCCACTGCTTCGAAG CTATCTGGCTCTATTGCTTTGTCTATGCGTGGTGATTGTGCCTTCACGACTAAGGCAGAAGTAGCTCAAGCTGCAGGTGCTGCAGCTCTGGTTGTGATAAATGACGAAGAAG ATCTTTACAAGATGGTTTGTTCTGAAAATGATACTGCTTTAAACATCTCGATACCTGTATTGATGATTCCAAAGTCAAGAGGAGATGCTCTTAACAAATCTATTGCAGATAAACAGAGAG TGGAACTTTTACTATATGCGCCAAATCGTCCAGATGTGGACTTTGCAGTTATATTCCTCTGGATGATGGCTGTCGGAACAATTATCGCTGCTGCACTTTGGTCACTTTTAACTAGTGAGCAGACTGATGAGCGCTATAATGAATTATCACCAAAG GAATCTTCCAATCTTGAAGCAGTCAAAGATGATTCTGAGAAGGAAGTCCTTGATATCACTGCAAAGGGTGCTATAGTTTTTGTTATAGTAGCATCCACTTTTCTGGTGCTGCTTTACTTCTTCATGTCATCTTGGTTTGTGTGGCTACTGGTTGTTCTCTTCTGTATTGGCGGCATTGAG GGAATgcataatattattgtaacaCTAGTGTTGAG TAAATGTAGAAATTGTGGGCGGAAGACTGTGCATTTGCCTCTCTTGGATGAGGTTTCTGTTCTTTCGCTTGTGGTGTTGCTCTTCTGTGTTGTGTTTGCTGTTGTCTGGGCTGTACGGAGGCAGGCATCATATTCTTGGGTTGGTCAAGATATTCTT GGCATCTGTTTGATGATAACAGTTTTGCAAATGGCTCGATTACCTAATATCAAG GTTGCTTCGGTGCTTTTGTGCTGCGCATTTGTTTATGACATCTTTTGGGTCTTCGTCTCACCACTAATTTTCCATGAAAGCGTTATGATTGCA GTTGCTCGAGGTGACAACAGTGGTGGAGAATCTATTCCCATGCTTTTAAGAATCCCTCGACTTTTTGACCCTTGGGGTGGTTATGATATGATTGGCTTCGGGGACATTCTCTTTCCTGGTTTgctaatttgttttgcattcAG ATATGACAAGGAAAACAAGACAGGTGTGGTAAAAGGATATTTTCTCTGGTTGATAATTGGCTATGGTTTTG GTCTCTTCCTTACATACCTAGGGTTATATCTAATGAACGGGCACGGCCAGCCAGCACTTCTATATCTTGTTCCCTGTACGCTAG GACTTACTGTAATACTGGGTTTGGCGAGAGGGGAGCTGAAACATCTTTGGGATTATAGTAGGGAACCATCTTCAGATATGAATCGTCCAGTAGAAGCATGA